Proteins encoded by one window of Thermococcus sp. JdF3:
- a CDS encoding ABC transporter permease: MEIAGKLTEFVFGKKPGRGMLIFGIIIVLIVVIMAVFAPWIAPYDPTQSSDDVFAPPSPDHLMGTNRLGQDMFSRIVWGSRVVLYVVFIATLLSMAIGIPLGLLSGYHGGKIDRTLSVIMDSIYAFPALILAMVIAVVLGPSPINTAIAISFVYVPTYFRMVRGQTLSFTGQLFVEAAHAIGARDKEVMFKYILPNLAPTILVVFTLSVADAILTEAGLSFLGLSVTPPTPDWGYDLRVGQPFLLDGYWWLVFFPGIMIMLLAMAFALIGEALSERLSLGTR, encoded by the coding sequence ATGGAGATAGCAGGAAAACTTACGGAGTTCGTCTTCGGGAAGAAGCCCGGCAGGGGCATGCTCATCTTCGGCATAATCATCGTCCTCATCGTGGTCATAATGGCGGTCTTCGCCCCCTGGATAGCCCCCTATGACCCGACGCAGAGTAGCGACGACGTCTTCGCCCCGCCCAGCCCGGATCACCTCATGGGAACCAACAGGCTCGGCCAGGACATGTTCTCGAGGATAGTCTGGGGCTCGAGGGTCGTCCTCTACGTCGTATTCATAGCGACGCTGCTCTCGATGGCGATAGGAATTCCCCTCGGACTGCTCTCCGGCTACCACGGTGGAAAAATCGACAGAACGCTGAGCGTGATAATGGACAGCATCTACGCCTTCCCTGCTTTGATCCTCGCGATGGTCATCGCGGTGGTTCTGGGCCCGAGTCCGATAAACACGGCCATAGCGATAAGCTTCGTCTACGTGCCGACCTACTTCAGGATGGTCCGTGGGCAGACCCTCAGCTTCACCGGCCAGCTCTTCGTTGAAGCGGCCCACGCGATAGGCGCGAGGGACAAGGAGGTCATGTTCAAGTACATCCTGCCCAACCTCGCACCAACCATCCTCGTCGTCTTCACACTCAGCGTCGCCGATGCCATATTGACCGAGGCCGGCCTGAGCTTCCTGGGACTGTCGGTAACGCCGCCGACGCCCGACTGGGGGTACGACCTGCGCGTCGGCCAGCCCTTCCTCCTCGACGGCTACTGGTGGCTGGTCTTCTTCCCGGGAATAATGATAATGCTCCTGGCCATGGCCTTCGCGCTGATAGGAGAGGCCCTCAGCGAGAGGCTCTCCCTTGGAACGAGGTGA
- a CDS encoding ABC transporter permease — translation MARGLGQYIIIRALMIIPTILILYTLVFFFLRILPGNPVMAVVGTKNIPPEQLEHLMHMAGLDKPLYVQYFDYLKGVLHGDFGVTLAFPMGKPVWDYIAQRFPATLELALWAFTVSVLLGLLTGVIGATRKGTKTDTAMRVYSIIAYTLFIPWFGMMLQYLFGIHLHWLPTSGRLDPGVNLHTITGLYVLDSILTANWDALVSSVRHLILPALTLGIVLSGAYTRLVRNNMVDVLSQDFIRAYHARGVADRKVMWYALKNAFIPVVTLMGLQFAILLGGAVLTETTFSWPGMGTFLVDRIDYRDYNAIQGAVIFFAFFVGIISLIVDIVYALLDPRVKY, via the coding sequence GTGGCCAGGGGACTCGGTCAGTACATAATAATCAGGGCGCTCATGATAATTCCGACGATCCTCATTCTCTACACCCTCGTGTTCTTCTTCCTGAGAATCCTTCCCGGAAACCCAGTTATGGCCGTCGTCGGAACGAAGAACATTCCCCCGGAGCAGCTGGAGCACCTCATGCACATGGCCGGGCTGGACAAGCCCCTGTACGTCCAGTACTTCGACTACCTCAAGGGCGTCCTCCACGGAGATTTCGGGGTTACGCTGGCGTTCCCGATGGGGAAACCCGTGTGGGACTACATAGCCCAGCGCTTCCCGGCGACGCTGGAGCTCGCCCTCTGGGCCTTCACCGTCAGCGTGCTCCTCGGCCTCCTGACTGGAGTGATAGGCGCCACAAGGAAGGGAACGAAGACCGACACGGCGATGAGGGTGTACAGCATAATCGCCTACACGCTCTTCATACCCTGGTTCGGTATGATGCTCCAGTACCTCTTCGGAATCCACCTGCACTGGTTGCCCACTTCAGGCAGACTCGACCCGGGGGTTAATCTGCACACGATAACGGGCCTCTACGTCCTGGACAGCATCCTCACAGCCAACTGGGATGCCCTCGTGAGCTCCGTTAGGCACCTCATCCTGCCGGCGCTCACCCTCGGAATAGTCCTCAGCGGCGCTTACACAAGGCTGGTGAGGAACAACATGGTTGATGTCCTCAGCCAGGACTTCATAAGGGCCTACCACGCGAGGGGTGTTGCCGACAGAAAGGTCATGTGGTACGCGCTGAAGAACGCCTTCATACCCGTCGTTACCCTCATGGGACTCCAGTTCGCCATACTCCTCGGCGGTGCGGTTCTCACCGAGACGACCTTCAGCTGGCCGGGAATGGGAACGTTCCTCGTGGACAGAATAGACTACCGCGACTACAACGCCATCCAGGGTGCGGTGATATTCTTCGCCTTCTTCGTCGGCATCATCAGCCTCATAGTGGACATAGTCTACGCGCTGCTCGACCCGAGGGTGAAGTACTGA